A stretch of Fusarium poae strain DAOMC 252244 chromosome 2, whole genome shotgun sequence DNA encodes these proteins:
- a CDS encoding hypothetical protein (TransMembrane:7 (i259-278o298-323i688-715o727-748i769-791o820-840i852-872o)~BUSCO:4525at5125~CAZy:GT2_Glyco_trans_2_3) has translation MGIGNYFKAEIPPQIPAGPPPRRPSHRPSVSIHAPIEEKVPPAAVVELNSTVGPKFTAGPPSIAPSTGSSGFLDDIKHEVMVNYLYQQQCSQLWVGDSSGEIEGVLLRKSRGQYMACPPQLGQSPFAIACTALNVQCAMTVNSRVIKTFLQWSPDAVDVPLMNGLRVQILPTVNDLPRARKHQFAAFIASDGLLIVWDDDALNLMARAKIIESELMELVWNSGQAIDEDEKDSSTEVEYEIDEESGEIKPENRPIHLQNAVLVSLTLLIVMASLGAAWRQLAVEIAIDGDYKRLGLVALFPIQIFFSLFFAQVIVGCLAQIFGPIRQLTINSKFYSARPPRRLQGATLPHITIQCPVYKEGLNAVILPTVKSIKQAMSTYELQGGSANMFINDDGLQLVSPEERDARIEFYADNSIGWVARPKHGEDGFVRKGKFKKASNMNFGLMISCKVEELLQLIKRPADWSQADEALAYEQALKDVLEENGRAWADGNIRVGDYILLIDSDTRVPTDCLLDSVSEMEQSPDVGIMQFSSGVMQVVHTYFENGITFFTDLIYTAIRFTVSNGDVAPFVGHNAILRWSAIQQVAYQDEDGYDKFWSESHVSEDFDMSLRLQCNGYIIRLAAWAGDGFKEGVSLTVYDELARWEKYAYGCNELLFNPIRTWLWRGPFTPLFRRFCFSNIRFTSKITVISYIGTYYAIGAAWIMTTANYFLMGWFNGYLDKYYLDSWQVWFSIILVFNGLGNVALAVMRYRSGERSLGYAIYENFKWTLMLALFLGGLSLHVSQALLAHMFEIDMSWGSTSKEAEFSNFFIEVPKVLKKFRISMTLSLLAIIGLVIMATADFVPHDWRINDFVAILPMATVAGSHLLLPLALNPALMTFSW, from the exons ATGGGCATTGGCAACTACTTTAAGGCGGAAATCCCGCCTCAGATTCCAGCAGGTCCTCCCCCCAGGAGGCCTAGTCACCGGCCTTCTGTTTCTATCCATGCTCCCATAGAGGAGAAGGTTCCTCCAGCCGCCGTCGTCGAACTAAACTCAACAGTTGGGCCTAAGTTCACTGCTGGCCCTCCCTCCATTGCACCCTCAACCGGCAGCAGTGGGTTTCTGGATGATATCAAACACGAGGTCATGGTCAACTACCTTTACCAACAGCAATGCTCTCAACTTTGGGTTGGTGATAGCTCTGGTGAAATTGAGGGTGTTCTTCTGCGCAAGTCACGCGGCCAATATATGGCCTGCCCACCTCAACTAGGACAATCTCCCTTTGCTATAGCCTGCACAGCACTCAATGTTCAA TGTGCTATGACCGTGAACTCCCGTGTTATTAAGACATTTCTCCAATGGTCTCCTGATGCAGTGGACGTGCCATTGATGAATGGTCTTCGCGTACAGATTTTGCCCACCGTCAATGACCTGCCCCGAGCTCGCAAGCATCAATTCGCAGCTTTCATTGCTTCTGATGGCCTGCTGATCGTTTGGGACGATGACGCCCTAAACTTGATGGCCCGCGCCAAGATCATTGAATCAGAGCTCATGGAGCTTGTATGGAACTCGGGACAGGCGATAGACGAGGATGAGAAAGATTCATCCACTGAGGTCGAGTACGAGATTGACGAGGAGAGTGGTGAGATTAAGCCTGAAAATCGGCCAATTCATCTCCAGAACGCCGTTCTCGTTTCACTCACACTTCTAATCGTTATGGCCTCCCTTGGTGCTGCCTGGAGACAGCTCGCCGTCGAGATTGCTATTGATGGCGACTACAAGCGCCTTGGCCTCGTTGCTCTCTTTCCCATCCAAATCTTCTTTTCGCTCTTCTTCGCTCAGGTCATTGTCGGTTGTTTGGCACAGATCTTCGGTCCCATCCGTCAACTgaccatcaactccaaattCTACTCAGCCCGCCCTCCCAGAAGACTCCAAGGCGCTACACTGCCTCACATCACCATCCAATGCCCTGTCTATAAGGAAGGTCTAAATGCGGTCATTCTTCCTACCGTCAAGTCTATTAAGCAAGCTATGTCAACCTATGAGCTTCAGGGAGGATCTGCCAATATGTTCATCAACGACGATGGTCTCCAGCTTGTCAGCCCGGAGGAGCGCGATGCCCGCATTGAGTTCTACGCCGATAACAGCATTGGGTGGGTCGCACGACCCAAGCATGGCGAGGATGGCTTTGTACGAAAGGGCAAGTTCAAGAAGGCTTCAAACATGAACTTTGGCCTCATGATCTCCTGCAAAGTTGAGGAACTCCTACAGCTTATCAAGCGACCAGCCGATTGGAGTCAAGCTGATGAGGCTCTGGCTTATGAACAGGCTCTTAAGGATGTTCTTGAGGAGAATGGTCGTGCCTGGGCTGACGGAAATATTCGTGTTGGCGACTATATCCTTCTCATCGATTCTGATACACGAGTTCCTACTGATTGCCTCCTGGACTCCGTTTCTGAGATGGAACAGTCACCTGACGTTGGTATTATGCAATTCTCTTCTGGTGTTATGCAAGTCGTACACACTTACTTCGAAAATGGTATCACTTTCTTTACTGACCTTATTTACACTGCAATTCGTTTCACCGTCTCCAACGGCGATGTTGCTCCATTTGTTGGCCACAATGCCATCCTGCGCTGGTCTGCTATCCAGCAAGTTGCTtatcaagatgaagatggataTGACAAATTCTGGTCCGAGAGTCACGTCTCCGAAGACTTTGATATGTCCCTCCGTCTACAATGCAATGGCTACATCATCCGTCTCGCTGCTTGGGCCGGTGACGGCTTCAAAGAGGGTGTGTCTCTGACCGTGTATGATGAGCTTGCTCGATGGGAAAAGTACGCCTATGGATGCAATGAGCTGTTGTTCAACCCCATCCGCACATGGTTATGGCGCGGTCCTTTCACTCCCTTGTTCCGTCGTTTCTGCTTTTCCAACATTCGATTTACTTCCAAGATTACTGTTATTTCCTACATCGGCACCTACTATGCTATTGGCGCTGCATGGATCATGACTACTGCCAATTACTTCCTCATGGGCTGGTTTAATGGATACCTCGACAAGTACTACCTTGACTCCTGGCAAGTGTGGTTTTCTATCATTCTTGTCTTCAATGGCCTTGGCAACGTCGCACTTGCCGTTATGCGATACCGTTCTGGCGAACGCAGCCTGGGATATGCCATCTACGAGAACTTCAAATGGACCCTGATGCTAGCTCTTTTCCTCGGAGGCCTCTCTCTGCATGTCAGTCAAGCTTTGCTGGCACATATGTTTGAGATTGACATGAGCTGGGGTTCCACTTCCAAGGAGGCTGAATTCTCCAATTTCTTCATCGAAGTTCCCAAGGTTTTGAAAAAG TTCCGTATCTCCATGACTCTGTCTTTACTGGCTATCATCGGTCTTGTCATTATGGCCACGGCGGACTTTGTTCCTCATGACTGGCGCATTAATGATTTCGTTGCCATTCTACCCATGGCCACTGTAGCTGGAAGTCACCTCCTGTTGCCCTTGGCCCTGAACCCTGCCCTGATGACCTTCTCTTGGTAA
- a CDS encoding hypothetical protein (TransMembrane:1 (i108-129o)~BUSCO:20134at5125~CAZy:GH16) has translation MSNPYRKSSYGGHDGPGPTDMPRKSMDSNGSHPDAIASGYRQSIDHGRGSGSAGNAGMFSIPEYASPSSECDSGTQLDDRNRYFHSRRVRPGEIEKPWLEKTNPKEKWVTIFPILAIFLGLVGSGFLVWDGVRSVVKNKYCLVLDEDFSQGLNPNIWTKEVEVGGYGNGQFEETTGGDENVYVDNGNLVVKATLQDSKLLQKNNVINLLKDGTCTSKVWSNCVAATNLTNGNNTIIPPVRSGRLNTKKGANIKYGRIEVTAKLPEGDWLWPAIWMLPRTSKYGSWPRSGEIDIIESRGNNWTYKQGGNDIVSSALHWGPNSANDGWWKTNNKRKALHTTYSAGFNMFGLEWSEKYLFTYVNTRLLQVTYTNFKKPMYQRGGFPDVDQNGTRLDDPWAGADDVNAPFDQEFYLIINLAVGGTNGWFQDGKSGKPWYDASPTAKNDFWDARDQWYPTWKQPQVEVSRVLMMQQCNGNENVDL, from the exons ATGAGCAACCCGTATCGAAAAAGCAGCTATGGCGGTCATGATGGCCCAGGCCCAACCGATATGCCACGAAAATCTATGGACTCCAATGGCAGTCACCCAGATGCAATCGCGAGTGGATATCGTCAAAGTATCGACCATGGACGCGGCTCAGGCTCTGCCGGTAATGCAGGCATGTTCAGTATCCCCGAATACGCAAGTCCTTCCTCAGAATGCGATTCTGGAACTCAACTCGATGACCGAAATCGATACTTCCACTCTAGAAGAGTGAGGCCTGGTGAAATTGAGAAGCCATGGCTCGAGAAGACCAATCCCAAGGAAAAATGGGTCACCATCTTCCCCATTCTCGCCATCTTCCTTGGCCTCGTCGGATCCGGTTTCCTCGTTTGGGACGGCGTCAGAAGTGTGGTCAAGAACAAGTATTGTCTTGTCCTGGATGAGGACTTCAGTCAAGGTCTGAACCCGAATATTTGGACTAAAGAAGTTGAAGTCGGCGGATACGG AAATGGCCAGTTCGAGGAAACTACCGGCGGTGATGAGAATGTCTACGTCGATAATGGCAACCTGGTCGTCAAGGCGACGCTGCAAGACTCCAAGCTGTTGCAAAAGAACAATGTCATCAATCTTCTTAAAGACGGCACCTGCACTTCCAAGGTTTGGTCCAACTGTGTTGCTGCCACCAACCTGACCAATggaaataatactattattccTCCCGTCAGGTCTGGGCGTCTCAATACCAAGAAGGGCGCCAACATCAAGTATGGCCGCATTGAGGTTACCGCCAAGCTCCCTGAAGGTGACTGGTTGTGGCCCGCTATCTGGATGCTTCCCAGGACAAGCAAGTATGGCTCTTGGCCTCGTTCTGGTGAAATAGACATCATTGAGTCACGTGGAAACAACTGGACATACAAACAAGGTGGAAATGACATTGTTTCCTCGGCTCTGCACTGGGGACCCAATTCTGCCAACGATGGTTGGTGGAAAACCAACAACAAACGAAAGGCCCTGCATACAACCTACAGTGCTGGCTTCAACATGTTTGGCTTGGAGTGGTCTGAAAAGTATCTCTTCACTTATGTCAACACCCGTCTTCTTCAAGTTACATACACCAACTTCAAGAAACCAATGTACCAACGAGGAGGGTTCCCTGACGTGGATCAGAACGGTACCCGACTTGATGACCCCTGGGCTGGTGCCGACGACGTCAATGCACCGTTTGACCAAGAATTTTATCTTATTATCAATCTGGCTGTTGGCGGTACGAATGGTTGGTTTCAAGATGGCAAGTCGGGCAAGCCCTGGTATGATGCCTCACCCACAGCCAAGAATGACTTTTGGGATGCCAGAGACCAGTGGTATCCTACCTGGAAACAGCCACAGGTTGAAGTCAGTCGTGTGCTTATGATGCAGCAGTGCAATGGCAACGAAAACGTGGATCTTTGA
- a CDS encoding hypothetical protein (SECRETED:SignalP(1-19)): MLIFRAFASIASVVALVGAAETNQPMDLGSVLSRHPKLSTYYKLIKKFPDILMQLPSYDGVTIVAPSNDAFEQIPYSPLSKIWDPNDAKTATPILQYHILQGTISAMKLKAGPAYVKPTLLMDPKWSNVTAGQNILINKQPDDVVFSTRYGNRATVINYDIEFQGGLIQIVDSLLIPPSGILNVLMTSKVESFLGGLFKAGLMPDLADRKDITVFAPRDQAMESVGSTLNSMSPKELARVMGYHIVPGKVLVSTDLENATSLRTLEGEDTYIRQVGNEKFINSAKIITTDILISNGILHIISNVNNPKDADAVPNPTLWAQNPVFKSAGADDVFHSAIPCTSDCPVTNTPAPTPVDQAENNAATTPWFNTRSSTGVAAARATGQIARAALGIVGVGAGMAFL, from the exons ATGCTCATATTCCGAGCCTTTGCTAGCATTGCTAGCGTAGTAGCTTTGGTCGGGGCTGCTGAAACCAACCAGCCTATGGACCTGGGCAGTGTACTCAGCAGGCATCCCAAGCTTTCTACATATTACAAGCTGATCAAG AAATTTCCGGATATCCTGATGCAACTACCCAGTTACGATGGTGTCACT ATCGTTGCGCCTTCTAATGACGCTTTTGAGCAAATTCCATACTCACCTCTTTCTAAAATCTGGGACCCAAATGATGCAAAGACCGCCACCCCTATCCTCCAGTACCATATACTGCAGGGCACTATAAGCGCCATGAAGCTCAAGGCAGGCCCTGCTTACGTCAAGCCCACACTGCTTATGGATCCCAAATGGAGCAATGTTACTGCTGGCCAGAACATTCTCATCAACAAGCAGCCCGATGATGTCGTCTTCAGCACGAGATATGGAAACCGCGCTACAGTCATCAACTACGATATCGAGTTTCAAGGCGGCCTCATTCAGATTGTGGATAGCCTGCTGATCCCACCTTCTGGTATCCTCAATGTTCTCATGACAAGCAAGGTTGAGTCGTTCCTTGGCGGGCTTTTCAAAGCTGGCCTCATGCCCGATCTCGCTGATCGCAAAGACATCACTGTCTTTGCTCCTAGAGATCAGGCCATGGAGAGCGTTGGAAGCACACTAAATTCCATGTCACCCAAGGAGCTCGCTCGCGTTATGGGCTATCATATAGTGCCTGGAAAAGTTCTGGTCTCGACTGATCTTGAGAATGCTACGTCTCTCAGGACATTGGAGGGCGAGGATACCTATATCCGTCAGGTTGGTAACGAGAAGTTCATTAACTCGGCCAAGATCATAACAACCGACATCCTCATATCCAATGGCATACTACACATCATTTCGAATGTCAACAATCCAAAGGACGCTGACGCTGTGCCCAACCCTACCCTATGGGCTCAGAACCCCGTCTTTAAGTCTGCCGGAGCTGACGATGTCTTCCATTCGGCCATCCCATGCACCTCAGATTGTCCAGTGACAAATACACCAGCACCTACGCCAGTTGACCAAGCAGAGAATAACGCAGCCACTACACCATGGTTCAACACAAGGTCGAGCACTGGAGTGGCAGCGGCGCGGGCTACAGGACAAATTGCTCGTGCTGCGCTGGGGATCGTGGGTGTGGGTGCAGGTATGGCATTCCTATAG